TGGCACAGGACAGCAACACTGGGCCAAGGAGATCTGTATTCCCCCTGTTCCCCCGACAACGATGTCGCTGTCCGACTTGTTGCGAAGTTTGTGAGGCCCCTCAGTAGCCGAGGGCTGCTCTTCAGCCTCACTGTGATTGGCCGCCTCGGCAATTCGCCCGGCAGTCTGAGATGTGTTCAGCTTTCCGGAGCCGAGAGCGAAGTACAGGTCGTCGTAATTGGACAGCCCTAGGTCTCGGGCAACCCGGTTCATCGACGTCGAGAGGGCCTCCAGCGACGTGAAGGCGTCTCCCAACCGGGCCCGCAGTTCCCTTTCCAGAAGCTCTTTGCCGCGCGAGACGTCGTCTTCTCTGGCTAAGCTGTCCAACCGTTTGAAGTACGCCCGAATTTTGCTCTTGGCCTTGCTGCTTTTGACGAACCGCAGCCAGTCGCGGGACGGCTTGGCGCTGGACGACGTCATGATTTTGACGATGTCGCCGTTGTGAAGCTCGTAGTCGGCCGGCACGATGCGGTTGTTGACCATCGCCCCAACGTATTGCTCTCCTACCTGAGTGTGAACCGAGAACGCGAAGTCGACGACCGTCGAGCCTCGGGGGAGATTTTTCACGTCCCCTTCCGGCGTAAAAACGAACACGTCGCTGGTGAGGACGTCGTCCTTCAGCCGCTCCATGAACTCTTCGGAGTTGGTCTCGTCGCTGCCTTCCAAAGCCCGGCGAATCCACTCCAGCTTGCTGTCCAAGTCATCGACGTGGCTGTCGCCCTCTTTGTACCGCCAGTGGGCGGCGACGCCGTACTCAGCCCGCCAGTGCATGGCCCACGTCCGAATCTGGACCTCAAGAGGCTCGCCCGATGGCCCCAGAACGGTGGTGTGAAGCGACTGATACATGTTGTTCTTCGGGTTGGCGATGTAGTCGTCGAACTGGCCTGGGATAGGCTTCCAAATGGTATGAACTACGCCCAGGACGGAGTAGCACTGCGCCACGTCCTCCACGATGACCCGCAGAGCCAGCAGGTCGTATAGCTGGTCAATGGAGAGCTTCTTGCGGTTCATCTTCTCGTAAATGCTGTAAAAGTGCTTGGCCCGCCCCTTGATGGAATTCTTAATTCCCATCTCGTCCAGCCGGGCCTGAAGGATCTCCAACGCCTGCTCGACGACCGCTTCCCGCTCGGGAAGCCGCTTTTTAACCTTGCTCTTGATCTCGTAGTACATCTCGGGGTCGTAGTACTTGAACGCCAGGTCCTCAAGCGTCCGCTTCATCTGGTAAATACCCAGACGGTGCGCCAGTGGCGCGTAGATCTCAAGAGTTTCCTTGGCGGTCCTTATCTGCTTGTCCCGGCGCATCGCGCCGAGACTGCGCATGTTGTGAGTTCGGTCGGCCAGCTTGATGAGCACGACCCGAATGTCCTTGGCCATGACCAGGAACATCTTCCGAAGGTTTTCCGCCTGATAGTCCTCAAACGTCTTGAACGGGAGCTTGCCGAGCTTGGTTACCCCGTCGACCAGCGTGGTGACAACTTCGCCGAAGCGTTCCCGCATTTGTTCAGCGGTGCACTCGGTGTCCTCCAGCACGTCGTGAAGCAGGGCTGCCTGCAGCGTAGCCACGTCCAGCTTCATGTCGGCGAGTATTGACGCGGCAAAGACGGGGTGAATGATGTACGGCTCGCCGCCCATACGCATCTGCTCGCCGTGAGCCCCCGCGGCGAAGACAAACGCCTCGCCGACGCCTTTCAGCTCGTCCCGATTCAGGTAGCGGGATATTTTCGACCACAGCTCCCGCCAAGCATACGTGACGGTGGCGGAGCTCTGAGTGGCCGGCAGCCGCCCGATGTAGCTGTCCCGCAGGCTGTTCAGCTCTCTTTTGCCCGCGGCGGTCATCTCCTGAGGAACTGGTGTTCCGGTCGTTTCCTGCGTCACCGTCATCACTCACGCCCCCTTCCCGTCTTTGGGCCGATCAGGCGCCGCGGCCCAAAACGATCTTATCCACCACGAACTGGACGTTCCGACGTCCCCGCCAGACGTTGATCCTCGGCTGGTAAATCCAGCCGGCGATTCCCGGCGCGTCGTCAATCTGTCGGGCGCCGCCGAACGCCAGAAGCCGAGCCCCCCGACAGTTCACCGTCAGGTGACGCCCGTCCTTGCCGAGAGGCTCATACACCTCGTCGGCACAGCTCGGCACAAAAAACGACGGCGCCGGATTGCCGTTCCCGAACGGGCCGAGTTTGGCCAAGTCGCCCAAGTCGTCCATCTCGATGCGAAGCGGGTCATACAGGATGGCCTCGTGCCGCTCGGCTACCGGCTGGACCTGAGACAGCAGTTTGTTCAACCCCAAGGCCACTTTCGGCCACTGGGCCGCTGAGACGGAAAAACCGGCCGCGTACTGATGGCCGCCCCAATCGTCCAACTTATCGGAAAGCTGTTTTAACAACTCGACCGCGTTAGCCCCTTCGGGCACGCGCAGCGTGCCCCTGACGCCCCGCTGCGTCGACGCCGCTAGGGCAAACCCCTGCCGCCGTTCGTGACAGAGCCGGCTGGCGATGCCGCTTAAGATGCCTACAGGCCACGACGGGTTGAAGAAGACCTGCGTCGAACAGTCGGTATCCAGCTGTTTTGACAGGCTGTCGGCTATCTGGCTCGACAGGTCCCGGCGGCGCTGGTTGACCTTCATGAGGCTGTCGACGTTCTGTTCCGCGTCGCCCAGTTGGGCGACCACGTTGACCGCCAAATCAGCCGCGCCGAGACGCCCGGCGGCGTTTAGGCTGGGAATCAGCCTCATGGCCAGATCCCGCTCGTCCAGCGACGCTCCCTCGAGCCGCAGCGCCGAGATGAGCCGCCCGAGACCTCCAAACGGGCGGCGGCGCATTGAATCGAGCCCCTGACGGATCAGCTCTCGGTTAAGAAATTCCAACGGCATGCAGTCGGCGATGGTTGCCAGACCGGCCAGCTGAACCAGTTCGAGCAGCGATTCTTTCGGAAACAGCCCGGATTGGGCGGCCCAACACCATAAAACGCCGGTTGCGCAAAGCGTCCGAGCCTCTCCGTCGCCGTCAATCTGGGGGTTCACGAGCGCGTCTGCCTCGGCGAGCTCTCCGTCCACCAGATGGTGGTCGAATATCAGCACGTCCATCCCGGATTCCTTGGCAAGAGCGACCTCGCTGCGGTCGCGGGAACCGCAGTCGGTCACGATCACCGTCTGGATTCCGGACTGCGCCGCCATGCGGATGCCCTCGCAGTGAAGGCCGTAGCCTTCAGTTGACCGGCGGGGAATGTAGTAGTACGTCCGAGCCGCGCCGCTCATCTGAGCCAGAGCCATGGCCAAGACGGTTGACGACACGCCGTCCACGTCGTAGTCGCCGTATACCAGCACCGACTTGCCGCGAAGGGCGTCGGACCACTTTGACGCCGCCCGAGCCGCGCCGGATCCCAAGTTGAGCGAGCCCAGCTGATCCACCAACGGCTGTTGGCGTAAAAACTGCGGGATCTGATCTGCCGCCACGCCCCGGCTCTCAAGGACCGCCACGCAGAGGGGCGAACACCCGAGCCCGCGGGCTCGGGTTTCCCCGCCCGGCTCGGGTCTGAACAGGTCTAATTCTTCAATCGTACAGGTGGCGATCAATGATTTTCCCCTTTTCTATTTCGGCACGTCTGCTGCCAGTTTAAGCGAAAGTCTTTGTCCCAGTTAAACCTTCAGGCCGCCTTCGATGAAGTTGATCTCTTCTTCGGTCGTCCCGGCCGCCTGAGCCGCCGAGAGCAGGGCTTCCCGCTCCTTCTCGAGGGCGGCGATCCGCAGCTTGCTCCGAGAGAGCTCCCGGGCGACCCGATATCTATTTTCCCAACCGGCGACAACGGCGAAAACGCCCATCAGCAGGACACCGAGGCCAAACATGAGGACCTCCCACAGCCCCTGCGGCAGGGCAAATTCCCACGCCAGCCACCGAACCGAGATCATGTCCGGGTTCTGAACCGCGAAAATCGCCGCCAAAACAGCGGTCAGCCCTAAGCCAATTCCGTAGCTTTTCACGCCGATCACCTTCTTTTCGTCCGAGCAGCTGAATGTATCGTTTTATTTTATCATGACGGGATAACCGTGTCCCCTCGAAGCGCGCCTTGAAACGACGCGAGGGTTTCCGGCATGTCCTGCCGAAAACCCTCGTGATACGGGCCACCGAAATGTGCCGCCGGCCCGACGCTGTTTATTCAGATGCCCCGGTTGTCTCCCCAGGTATTCCGGCAGGTAAACTCGTACACCTGCTTGCGCTCCCGAAGGGACGCTTCGGCTTCCTGAAGCTCCTTCGGCAGGGCGTCCACCTTGCCGGGGAAGCCCAGCGCGATCATGGCCACCGGGATGACGGTCTCAGGCACCTTGAAGGTGTCGATGACCCGCTGATGATCAAAGCCGGACATGACGTGCCCAAACATGCCCTTCGACGTCGTCTCCAGCAGGAGGTTCTGAACCGCGAGCCCCAAGTCAAACTGGGCCGTCGGGTTTGGCTTGCCGTTATGCTCAAACACCGTGTCCGCCAGAGCAACCAACAGCAGGCTGGCGTCCTTCGCCCAAGCGGCGTTCTGCGGGACGAGACAGTCCAACAGCCGCTGGAACTCATCAGGGTGCGCCCGAGACGCCACGATGAACCGCCACGGCTGGGCGTTATAAGCCGACGGAGCCCAACGGCTCGCCTCAAGGAGCGAAAGGATAAACTCCTTGCCCGGCGCTTTCGTCGGATCAAACGCTCGGGGACTCCAACGTCTGGCGATGAGGTCGTTAATCGGGTAGCTGGTACGAGCCTTCTTCTCCAAGAGAGACCACCTCACCTTTTTTCTGTCTTCTAACATTATAACATGATGTTTCAGATTTCCGGCCGGTCACTTGCCGACACAGAATCGGCTGAAGATCTCATCCAGCAGGGATTGGTCGTTTTCCAGCCCTAACAGGCGGTCCAACGCGCGCTTCGCGTCGGCCAGACAGGAGGCGACCGCCCCTTGTCCCAGCCCGGACTCAAGCGCCAATCGACCGTCCTCTAGGCTCTCCGACGCGGCCTTCAGCTCGCCGACCTGGCGAACGCTGGCGTTTAAGCTGTCGTCTACCGACTTATTGCCGTAGGCCAGCGACACGATCGCCTCTTTGAGCTCGTCGAGCCCCGCGCCTTTT
This is a stretch of genomic DNA from Jonquetella anthropi DSM 22815. It encodes these proteins:
- a CDS encoding lipopolysaccharide assembly LapA domain-containing protein, giving the protein MKSYGIGLGLTAVLAAIFAVQNPDMISVRWLAWEFALPQGLWEVLMFGLGVLLMGVFAVVAGWENRYRVARELSRSKLRIAALEKEREALLSAAQAAGTTEEEINFIEGGLKV
- a CDS encoding single-stranded-DNA-specific exonuclease RecJ, with the translated sequence MIATCTIEELDLFRPEPGGETRARGLGCSPLCVAVLESRGVAADQIPQFLRQQPLVDQLGSLNLGSGAARAASKWSDALRGKSVLVYGDYDVDGVSSTVLAMALAQMSGAARTYYYIPRRSTEGYGLHCEGIRMAAQSGIQTVIVTDCGSRDRSEVALAKESGMDVLIFDHHLVDGELAEADALVNPQIDGDGEARTLCATGVLWCWAAQSGLFPKESLLELVQLAGLATIADCMPLEFLNRELIRQGLDSMRRRPFGGLGRLISALRLEGASLDERDLAMRLIPSLNAAGRLGAADLAVNVVAQLGDAEQNVDSLMKVNQRRRDLSSQIADSLSKQLDTDCSTQVFFNPSWPVGILSGIASRLCHERRQGFALAASTQRGVRGTLRVPEGANAVELLKQLSDKLDDWGGHQYAAGFSVSAAQWPKVALGLNKLLSQVQPVAERHEAILYDPLRIEMDDLGDLAKLGPFGNGNPAPSFFVPSCADEVYEPLGKDGRHLTVNCRGARLLAFGGARQIDDAPGIAGWIYQPRINVWRGRRNVQFVVDKIVLGRGA
- a CDS encoding nitroreductase family protein; this encodes MLEDRKKVRWSLLEKKARTSYPINDLIARRWSPRAFDPTKAPGKEFILSLLEASRWAPSAYNAQPWRFIVASRAHPDEFQRLLDCLVPQNAAWAKDASLLLVALADTVFEHNGKPNPTAQFDLGLAVQNLLLETTSKGMFGHVMSGFDHQRVIDTFKVPETVIPVAMIALGFPGKVDALPKELQEAEASLRERKQVYEFTCRNTWGDNRGI
- a CDS encoding RelA/SpoT family protein; this translates as MTVTQETTGTPVPQEMTAAGKRELNSLRDSYIGRLPATQSSATVTYAWRELWSKISRYLNRDELKGVGEAFVFAAGAHGEQMRMGGEPYIIHPVFAASILADMKLDVATLQAALLHDVLEDTECTAEQMRERFGEVVTTLVDGVTKLGKLPFKTFEDYQAENLRKMFLVMAKDIRVVLIKLADRTHNMRSLGAMRRDKQIRTAKETLEIYAPLAHRLGIYQMKRTLEDLAFKYYDPEMYYEIKSKVKKRLPEREAVVEQALEILQARLDEMGIKNSIKGRAKHFYSIYEKMNRKKLSIDQLYDLLALRVIVEDVAQCYSVLGVVHTIWKPIPGQFDDYIANPKNNMYQSLHTTVLGPSGEPLEVQIRTWAMHWRAEYGVAAHWRYKEGDSHVDDLDSKLEWIRRALEGSDETNSEEFMERLKDDVLTSDVFVFTPEGDVKNLPRGSTVVDFAFSVHTQVGEQYVGAMVNNRIVPADYELHNGDIVKIMTSSSAKPSRDWLRFVKSSKAKSKIRAYFKRLDSLAREDDVSRGKELLERELRARLGDAFTSLEALSTSMNRVARDLGLSNYDDLYFALGSGKLNTSQTAGRIAEAANHSEAEEQPSATEGPHKLRNKSDSDIVVGGTGGIQISLAQCCCPVPGDDIVGFVTKIRGIMVHRSDCERIADVVDERRVRVAWGDTSRKQYQAQIVIDAVDRSGLFADVARVCANSEANINSVRATQIGVAAGHARMKMEVMVRDVEHLYSLIAKLGGVRNVIDVKRG